The following are from one region of the Erwinia billingiae Eb661 genome:
- a CDS encoding transporter substrate-binding domain-containing protein, whose translation MKLARIALFVSGLTGALVSLSAQAADPVTPSADAFGAMAQCKTLQTKYPSLVGKDVVVGLGGYTKGFEAPSAADPTVIEGLDPSLFDRIGGCLGFKHTYQNGSFNVLLTSISSGRADIGPMLYVTPERLKQIAFVASVQVQDGSIVAKGNPKNILSADDLCGKTVAAAAGTYEATKLVPEQTAKCKAAGKPEVGMLMVQNTDNSIQAIKSGRADIYLTEAGSAREIAKADPGFDTAFTVDLPIMVGFPIAKDNTVMRHAVLDAMKVIQESGAQKKLLDYWGQGASAQRIAVDKG comes from the coding sequence ATGAAATTAGCACGCATCGCTTTGTTCGTATCCGGTCTGACCGGCGCACTGGTCTCTCTCTCCGCGCAGGCTGCGGACCCGGTTACACCTTCCGCCGACGCGTTCGGTGCGATGGCGCAGTGTAAAACGCTGCAAACCAAATATCCTTCGCTGGTTGGCAAGGACGTGGTGGTGGGTCTGGGCGGCTACACCAAAGGCTTCGAAGCGCCATCTGCGGCCGATCCAACGGTGATTGAAGGTCTGGACCCGTCGCTGTTCGATCGCATCGGCGGCTGCCTGGGCTTCAAGCACACCTATCAGAACGGTTCGTTCAACGTGCTGCTGACCTCGATCTCCAGCGGCCGTGCCGATATCGGCCCGATGCTGTACGTCACCCCTGAACGTCTGAAGCAGATTGCGTTTGTGGCATCGGTACAGGTGCAGGACGGTTCGATCGTCGCCAAAGGCAACCCGAAGAACATCCTCTCTGCCGATGACCTGTGCGGCAAAACCGTCGCGGCGGCGGCCGGCACTTACGAAGCCACCAAGCTGGTGCCGGAGCAGACGGCAAAATGCAAAGCGGCCGGTAAGCCGGAAGTGGGCATGCTGATGGTGCAAAACACCGATAACAGCATTCAGGCGATCAAAAGCGGCCGTGCGGATATCTACCTGACCGAAGCGGGCTCCGCGCGTGAAATTGCCAAGGCCGACCCAGGCTTCGACACCGCCTTCACCGTCGACCTGCCAATCATGGTCGGTTTCCCAATCGCCAAAGACAACACCGTGATGCGTCATGCGGTGCTGGATGCGATGAAAGTGATCCAGGAGAGCGGCGCGCAGAAAAAACTGCTGGATTACTGGGGCCAGGGCGCCAGCGCACAGCGTATCGCCGTCGATAAAGGGTAA
- a CDS encoding NAD(P)-dependent oxidoreductase — protein MHIHIENDPAGPDALQLPQAVLMQRLEANPALRGRFTLSENSDPQRIADFLTAADIVWAGRKFPLYQHLSSASTLGWVQVMSAGVESWLEKWPDAVQLTNASGVHGDKGAEFILMSALMFNYGIPGFLQDQAGQQWRPTFGGCARGKKVLLLGLGGIGSAAAALLTRQGYQVTGVTRSGETTADVARCIRIADVDAELADTDVLVSTLPLTPATDGLFSRQRLATLPARAGVIVVGRARVFDYDALSDMLTAGQLAGAVLDVFNEEPLPQGDALWQCPRLIITPHCSLDDHGAYLDGCLTLFEQNLERYLAKEPLINRVSKENGY, from the coding sequence ATGCATATTCACATTGAAAACGACCCGGCCGGCCCTGACGCGCTGCAACTGCCGCAGGCCGTGCTGATGCAACGTCTGGAAGCCAACCCGGCGTTGCGCGGACGCTTTACGCTGAGTGAAAACAGCGATCCGCAGCGGATCGCCGACTTTTTAACGGCGGCCGATATCGTCTGGGCCGGCCGCAAATTCCCGCTGTATCAGCATCTGTCATCCGCCTCAACGCTCGGCTGGGTGCAGGTGATGTCGGCGGGCGTGGAGAGCTGGCTGGAGAAGTGGCCAGACGCGGTGCAGCTCACCAACGCTTCCGGGGTGCATGGCGACAAAGGTGCGGAGTTTATTCTGATGTCGGCGCTGATGTTCAACTACGGCATTCCCGGCTTTCTGCAGGATCAGGCCGGTCAGCAGTGGCGTCCGACTTTCGGCGGCTGCGCGCGCGGTAAAAAAGTGCTGCTGCTTGGGCTGGGCGGCATCGGCTCAGCCGCCGCAGCGTTACTGACCCGTCAGGGCTATCAGGTAACGGGCGTGACCCGCAGCGGAGAGACCACCGCTGACGTTGCGCGCTGTATCCGCATCGCCGACGTGGATGCCGAACTGGCCGATACCGATGTGCTGGTCTCCACGCTGCCGCTGACGCCTGCCACCGACGGGCTGTTCAGCCGTCAACGCCTGGCGACATTACCGGCGCGTGCCGGGGTGATCGTCGTCGGTCGGGCCAGGGTTTTTGACTACGACGCCCTCAGCGACATGCTGACCGCCGGGCAACTGGCCGGTGCCGTACTGGATGTGTTTAACGAGGAGCCGCTGCCGCAAGGCGACGCGCTCTGGCAGTGCCCGCGGCTGATCATCACGCCGCATTGCAGTCTGGACGACCACGGCGCCTATCTCGACGGTTGCCTGACGTTGTTCGAGCAGAACCTCGAACGGTACCTGGCCAAAGAGCCGCTTATAAACCGGGTGAGTAAAGAGAACGGTTATTGA
- a CDS encoding Rid family detoxifying hydrolase, with translation MKKAICYPGMNPEDRPMGPAPLSAAVLHEPMLFISGQVAIDPYTATIVGNTIQEQTHQVLKNVGDLLSQADMTFDNVVRVTIFLTDLSLFSQLNDVYAGYFTFPFPARATVGIQLNHPDLLVEMEVTAMR, from the coding sequence ATGAAAAAGGCTATTTGCTACCCAGGTATGAATCCGGAAGACCGTCCGATGGGCCCCGCGCCGCTGTCGGCTGCGGTACTGCATGAACCGATGCTGTTCATTTCCGGCCAGGTGGCGATTGACCCCTACACCGCGACCATCGTCGGCAACACCATTCAGGAACAGACCCACCAGGTGCTTAAAAACGTCGGTGACCTGCTGAGCCAGGCTGACATGACCTTCGACAACGTGGTTCGCGTCACCATTTTCCTCACCGACCTGTCGCTGTTCTCGCAGCTGAATGACGTCTACGCCGGCTACTTCACCTTCCCGTTCCCGGCCCGTGCCACGGTCGGCATCCAGCTCAACCACCCGGATTTACTGGTTGAGATGGAAGTGACGGCAATGCGCTGA
- the glyQ gene encoding glycine--tRNA ligase subunit alpha: MQKFDTKTFQGLILTLQDYWARQGCTIVQPLDMEVGAGTSHPMTCLRALGPEPIAAAYVQPSRRPTDGRYGENPNRLQHYYQFQVIIKPSPDNIQELYLGSLKELGMDPTIHDIRFVEDNWENPTLGAWGLGWEVWLNGMEVTQFTYFQQVGGMECKPVTGEITYGLERLAMYIQGVDSVYDLVWSDGPLGTTTYGDVFHQNEVEQSTYNFEYADVDFLFTCFEQYEKEAQSLLALEKPLPLPAYERILKAGHTFNLLDARKAISVTERQRYILRIRTLTKAVAEAYYASREALGFPMCNNKKK, from the coding sequence ATGCAAAAGTTTGATACTAAAACCTTTCAGGGACTGATCCTGACCTTACAGGATTACTGGGCTCGCCAGGGCTGCACCATTGTTCAACCACTGGACATGGAAGTCGGCGCCGGCACCTCTCACCCCATGACCTGCCTGCGTGCGTTAGGCCCTGAGCCGATTGCGGCCGCCTACGTTCAGCCGTCACGCCGTCCAACCGATGGACGCTACGGCGAGAACCCGAACCGTCTGCAGCACTACTACCAGTTCCAGGTGATCATCAAGCCTTCACCGGACAACATTCAGGAGCTGTACCTGGGCTCGCTGAAAGAGTTGGGCATGGACCCGACCATTCACGATATCCGTTTCGTGGAAGATAACTGGGAGAACCCAACGCTGGGCGCATGGGGCCTGGGCTGGGAAGTGTGGCTGAACGGCATGGAAGTGACGCAGTTCACCTACTTCCAGCAGGTTGGCGGCATGGAGTGCAAGCCGGTCACCGGTGAGATCACCTACGGTCTGGAGCGTCTGGCAATGTATATCCAGGGCGTGGACAGCGTTTACGATCTGGTCTGGAGCGACGGCCCGCTGGGCACCACCACGTACGGCGACGTGTTCCATCAGAACGAAGTGGAGCAGTCCACCTACAACTTCGAATACGCCGACGTCGACTTCCTGTTTACCTGCTTCGAGCAGTACGAGAAAGAGGCACAAAGCCTGCTGGCGCTGGAGAAACCTCTGCCGCTGCCGGCCTACGAACGCATTCTGAAAGCGGGCCACACCTTCAACCTGCTTGATGCGCGTAAAGCCATTTCCGTCACCGAGCGTCAGCGCTACATTCTGCGCATTCGCACCCTGACCAAAGCCGTGGCTGAAGCCTACTATGCGTCTCGCGAGGCGCTTGGCTTCCCGATGTGCAATAACAAGAAAAAATAA
- the glyS gene encoding glycine--tRNA ligase subunit beta, with amino-acid sequence MTEKTFLVEIGTEELPPKALRNLAESFAAHFTAELDTAGLTHGAVSWYAAPRRLALKVANLSAAQPDREVEKRGPAIAAAFDANGVATKAAEGWARGCGITVDQAERLSTDKGEWLLYRAQVTGESAQSLLPAMVSTSLAKLPIPKLMRWGDSDVQFVRPVHTVTLLLGDESLPATILGVASGRTIRGHRFMGEPEFTIDNADQYPQILLERGKVQADYEVRKAQIKADAEAAAREIGGVADLSDSLLEEVTSLVEWPVVLTAKFEEKFLAVPAEALVYTMKGDQKYFPVYDTAGKLLPNFIFVTNIVSKDPQQIISGNEKVVRPRLADAEFFFNSDRKKRLEDNLPRLETVLFQKELGTLRDKTDRIQALAGWIAGQIGADVNHATRAGLLSKCDLMTNMVFEFTDTQGVMGMHYARHDGEAEDVAVALNEQYQPRFAGDDLPSNPVACALAIADKMDTLAGIFGIGQHPKGDKDPFALRRAALGVLRIIVEKNLPLDLQTLTEEAVRLYGSKLSNGKVVDEVIDFMLGRFRTWYQEEGHSVDTIQAVLARRPTRPADFNARMKAVSHFRTLEEAATLAAANKRVSNILAKATEPLNDSVSASLLKENEEIQLATYVSALTSKLQPYFAEGRYQDALIELAQLRTAVDNFFEKVMVNAEEREVRINRLTLLAKLRELFLQVADISLLQ; translated from the coding sequence ATGACTGAGAAAACTTTTCTGGTGGAGATCGGCACCGAAGAGCTGCCACCAAAGGCACTGCGTAATCTTGCTGAATCCTTTGCTGCCCACTTCACCGCCGAGCTGGACACCGCGGGCCTGACCCACGGCGCAGTGAGCTGGTATGCCGCGCCGCGCCGCCTGGCGCTGAAAGTCGCCAACCTGAGCGCCGCACAGCCCGATCGTGAAGTTGAAAAACGCGGCCCGGCGATTGCCGCTGCGTTTGACGCCAACGGCGTGGCCACCAAAGCCGCCGAAGGCTGGGCTCGGGGTTGCGGCATCACGGTCGACCAGGCCGAGCGTCTGAGCACCGACAAAGGCGAATGGCTGCTGTATCGCGCCCAGGTGACCGGCGAAAGCGCCCAGTCGCTGCTGCCGGCGATGGTCAGCACCTCACTGGCAAAACTGCCGATCCCGAAACTGATGCGCTGGGGCGATTCCGACGTGCAGTTTGTCCGTCCGGTTCACACCGTGACGCTGCTGCTGGGCGACGAAAGTCTGCCGGCGACCATTCTTGGCGTGGCGTCTGGCCGCACCATCCGTGGTCACCGCTTTATGGGCGAGCCTGAATTCACCATCGATAATGCTGACCAGTACCCGCAGATCCTGCTGGAGCGCGGCAAGGTGCAGGCGGACTATGAAGTGCGTAAAGCGCAGATTAAAGCCGATGCTGAAGCGGCCGCCCGCGAAATCGGCGGCGTGGCAGATTTAAGCGACAGCCTGCTGGAAGAAGTCACCTCGCTGGTCGAATGGCCGGTGGTGCTGACCGCGAAGTTCGAAGAGAAATTCCTCGCGGTGCCGGCCGAAGCGCTGGTCTACACCATGAAGGGCGATCAGAAGTACTTCCCGGTCTACGATACCGCGGGCAAACTGCTGCCAAACTTTATCTTCGTCACCAATATCGTGTCGAAAGATCCGCAGCAGATTATCTCCGGAAACGAGAAGGTGGTGCGTCCGCGTCTGGCCGATGCCGAGTTCTTCTTCAACTCAGACCGTAAAAAGCGTCTGGAAGATAACCTGCCGCGTCTGGAAACCGTGCTGTTCCAGAAAGAGCTGGGTACGCTGCGTGACAAAACCGACCGTATTCAGGCGCTGGCAGGCTGGATTGCCGGACAGATCGGTGCGGATGTTAACCATGCGACCCGTGCTGGCCTGCTGTCCAAGTGTGATCTGATGACCAACATGGTCTTCGAGTTCACCGACACCCAGGGCGTGATGGGCATGCACTATGCGCGTCACGATGGCGAAGCAGAAGACGTGGCGGTGGCGCTGAACGAGCAGTATCAGCCGCGTTTTGCCGGTGACGATCTGCCCTCCAACCCGGTTGCCTGCGCGCTGGCTATCGCCGACAAAATGGATACGCTGGCCGGTATTTTCGGCATCGGCCAACATCCGAAAGGCGATAAAGACCCGTTCGCACTGCGCCGTGCCGCGCTGGGCGTGCTGCGTATTATCGTCGAGAAGAACCTGCCGCTGGATCTGCAAACGCTGACCGAAGAAGCCGTGCGTCTGTATGGCAGCAAGCTCAGCAACGGCAAGGTGGTCGACGAAGTGATCGACTTTATGCTGGGTCGTTTCCGCACCTGGTATCAGGAAGAAGGCCACAGCGTGGATACCATCCAGGCCGTACTGGCGCGTCGCCCAACCCGTCCGGCAGACTTCAACGCCCGTATGAAGGCGGTGTCGCACTTCCGTACGCTGGAAGAGGCTGCCACGCTGGCGGCGGCGAACAAGCGCGTCTCCAACATTCTCGCCAAGGCTACCGAGCCGCTGAATGACAGCGTGTCGGCGTCCCTGCTGAAAGAGAACGAAGAGATCCAGCTGGCGACATACGTCTCCGCGCTGACCAGCAAACTGCAGCCTTACTTTGCAGAAGGCCGTTATCAGGATGCGTTAATTGAGCTGGCTCAGCTGCGCACCGCTGTCGACAACTTCTTCGAGAAAGTGATGGTGAATGCCGAAGAGCGTGAAGTACGGATTAACCGCCTGACGCTGCTGGCCAAACTGCGTGAGCTGTTCCTGCAGGTTGCGGACATTTCGCTGCTGCAGTAA
- a CDS encoding NAD(P)-dependent alcohol dehydrogenase, with product MQVYGLAATSATTPLEPFEFQRRELQAGDVHIDIHYCGVCHSDLHMARNEWGVSQFPLVPGHEIVGRVIGTGKDVTAFKAGDLVGVGVMVDSCGHCSQCHQGEEQYCEAGFTATYNADEKTIGGKTFGGYSESIVVDGKFVVNVPENLPLNAVAPLLCAGVTTWSPLKHWNVQPGQRVGVIGLGGLGHMAVKLASALGAEVVLFTTSPAKGADALRLGASKVVVSKDAAQMAAEANSLDMILDCVAAPHDLDMYLHTLKTNGHLVLVGIPDAPHPSPNVTPIVFKRLSISGTSIGSIQETQQMLDFCGEHNIVSDVEVITLDQVEMAFERMLKGDVKYRFVIDMKASKRS from the coding sequence ATGCAGGTATATGGTCTGGCAGCAACGTCTGCGACAACTCCCCTCGAACCTTTTGAATTTCAACGCCGTGAGCTGCAGGCTGGCGATGTGCATATCGATATCCACTACTGTGGCGTGTGCCACTCTGACCTGCATATGGCGCGCAATGAGTGGGGCGTCAGCCAGTTCCCGTTAGTGCCGGGTCATGAAATCGTGGGTCGCGTGATCGGCACCGGCAAGGACGTCACCGCGTTTAAGGCCGGCGATCTGGTGGGTGTCGGCGTGATGGTCGATTCCTGCGGACATTGCTCACAGTGCCATCAGGGCGAAGAGCAGTACTGCGAAGCCGGCTTCACCGCAACCTATAACGCGGACGAGAAAACCATCGGCGGCAAAACCTTCGGTGGCTACTCCGAAAGCATCGTGGTCGACGGCAAATTTGTGGTTAACGTTCCGGAAAATCTGCCGCTGAATGCGGTTGCGCCGCTGCTGTGCGCGGGCGTCACCACCTGGTCACCGCTGAAACACTGGAACGTGCAGCCTGGCCAGCGCGTTGGCGTGATCGGTCTGGGTGGCCTGGGCCATATGGCGGTGAAACTGGCGAGCGCGCTGGGCGCGGAAGTGGTGCTGTTTACCACCTCACCCGCCAAAGGTGCCGATGCGCTGCGTCTGGGTGCCAGTAAAGTGGTGGTGTCGAAAGACGCCGCGCAGATGGCGGCCGAAGCCAACAGCCTCGATATGATTCTGGATTGCGTTGCCGCGCCGCACGATCTGGATATGTATCTGCATACGCTGAAGACCAACGGTCATCTGGTGTTGGTGGGCATCCCGGACGCGCCGCACCCGTCGCCAAACGTCACGCCGATTGTTTTCAAGCGCCTGAGCATTTCCGGCACCTCAATCGGCAGCATTCAGGAAACGCAGCAGATGCTGGATTTCTGTGGTGAGCACAACATCGTCTCCGATGTGGAAGTGATTACTTTGGATCAGGTGGAAATGGCGTTTGAGCGGATGCTGAAAGGGGATGTGAAGTACCGCTTCGTGATCGATATGAAAGCCTCTAAACGCAGCTAA
- a CDS encoding type II toxin-antitoxin system YafO family toxin, which translates to MMLKGDVYVSGNYEYLMECERNQGKHELETALKDFKIYWSTPGFHLSFGKDSHFTRPYHPAPGILACSIRKAHVRPAIFTTLFGQNGSEAKWNLQKIPRTATSNTYLIYAVNSNRDALVMALLHDAHYQTQSNDLMEGFMETADNWFCDMRVKPLSVAAQDSIWSVHIWKK; encoded by the coding sequence ATGATGCTAAAGGGAGATGTATATGTCAGCGGCAACTATGAGTACCTGATGGAGTGTGAAAGAAACCAGGGAAAGCATGAGTTAGAGACAGCATTAAAGGACTTCAAAATATACTGGTCAACCCCCGGTTTCCATTTGAGTTTTGGCAAGGATAGCCATTTCACCCGCCCTTATCATCCAGCCCCTGGTATTCTGGCTTGCTCAATTCGAAAAGCGCATGTCAGGCCAGCTATCTTTACAACTCTATTTGGACAAAATGGTTCTGAAGCCAAATGGAATCTTCAAAAAATCCCGCGCACCGCAACCAGTAACACCTACCTGATTTACGCAGTCAACAGCAACAGGGATGCTTTGGTGATGGCACTCCTCCATGACGCTCATTACCAAACGCAGTCAAATGATCTTATGGAAGGGTTCATGGAAACGGCGGATAACTGGTTTTGTGATATGCGCGTCAAACCCCTCTCGGTTGCAGCTCAGGATTCTATCTGGTCTGTCCATATCTGGAAAAAATAA
- a CDS encoding HTH-type transcriptional regulator, with the protein MELKDPMGELLSSLEHIVLTREVIQAAPALKGEVSIPEPKRIREITGMEIDEFALALGVSVSSVKSWEAKRTKPSRSAQKLMQLIQFNPCLSRELLG; encoded by the coding sequence ATGGAATTGAAAGACCCAATGGGAGAGTTGTTATCAAGCCTCGAACATATTGTCTTAACGCGTGAAGTTATCCAGGCCGCTCCCGCATTAAAGGGTGAAGTATCGATACCCGAACCAAAACGCATCAGGGAAATCACCGGCATGGAAATTGACGAATTTGCCCTGGCATTGGGCGTGAGCGTTTCATCGGTTAAGAGTTGGGAAGCCAAGCGGACGAAACCGTCGCGCAGCGCTCAAAAGTTGATGCAGTTGATACAATTTAATCCCTGTCTCAGCAGAGAACTGCTGGGATAA
- a CDS encoding FadR/GntR family transcriptional regulator encodes MGDTPETAVNSSSALEKLRQLLQQHEAQPDLPLPTERELAERFVVGRREIRRALDVLEEEGRIWRKQGKGTFVGPAAPVQPLVLQDLPQQSNLLEVMEARVQLEPGLARMAALRATHEQIALLKRLLERMQSITLGDGDQHELWDSAFHRAIAEAAGNRLMLGLFDAIDAVRREPSWQHLRELARTQDRLNNYDDHHQRLVQHIAARQPREAAAAMREHLLALQQALIEAISSGDEEQP; translated from the coding sequence ATGGGTGACACGCCAGAAACCGCCGTTAACTCCAGCTCCGCGCTGGAAAAGCTTCGCCAGCTGCTGCAACAGCACGAGGCGCAACCTGACCTGCCGCTACCCACCGAACGCGAGCTGGCAGAACGCTTTGTCGTCGGCCGCCGGGAAATTCGCCGGGCGCTGGATGTGCTGGAAGAAGAAGGCCGGATCTGGCGCAAACAGGGTAAAGGCACCTTTGTTGGCCCGGCCGCGCCGGTGCAGCCGCTGGTGCTACAGGATCTGCCGCAGCAATCCAATCTGCTGGAGGTGATGGAGGCGCGCGTGCAGCTGGAGCCGGGCCTGGCGCGGATGGCAGCGCTGCGGGCGACCCATGAACAGATTGCGCTGCTGAAACGCCTGCTGGAAAGAATGCAGAGCATCACGCTCGGCGACGGCGATCAGCATGAACTGTGGGACAGCGCCTTTCACCGCGCCATCGCGGAAGCGGCGGGGAACCGGCTGATGCTCGGCCTGTTTGATGCCATTGATGCGGTGCGCCGCGAGCCCAGCTGGCAGCATCTGCGCGAGCTGGCCCGCACCCAGGATCGCCTCAACAACTATGACGACCATCATCAACGCCTGGTGCAGCACATTGCCGCCCGTCAGCCGCGTGAAGCGGCAGCGGCGATGCGCGAGCACCTGCTGGCCCTGCAACAGGCGCTGATTGAAGCCATCAGCAGCGGCGACGAGGAGCAACCATGA